In Fusarium oxysporum Fo47 chromosome XI, complete sequence, the following are encoded in one genomic region:
- a CDS encoding region-domain-containing protein produces the protein MLIGHNRRLLIVYASLASLWVFLFQICRLYTFSDPSSFFYDSGRAYETRYSDIRQRQADELLDIAEHFPEEELAKLPLFNNIANTIPRDSEKRICVGIPSVTRERQQFLPRAVASIVQGLSLEQRQAIHIVVLLADDDPTSHPAFGKRWLDRLVDEVLLYGNSSTTDASDRYRSVASDHSHELSRNDRVHRDYATLMAACREQRAEYFALVEDDIIAAHNWLGRLSTALAKLERAEDAKNWLYLRLFYSETYMGWNAEEWPTYLVNSISVYCIVLALYLLVVAIDTRRRSQTFHPKSTIWALPHLTFWTVSFILLYFLAGRLAVNPYPTGVHEMPNYGCCAQGLVIPRQHLDTLGAALNNASDAIAGDSLIEYFADSHHLKKYAITPSVLQHVGRMGSSDIGGTRKVTWSFSFEKTSARRSRQ, from the coding sequence ATGCTGATAGGACATAATCGACGATTACTGATCGTGTACGCCTCCTTGGCTAGTTTATGGGTCTTTTTGTTCCAGATCTGCAGACTCTACACGTTCTCGGAtccatcttccttcttttaTGACTCGGGCCGAGCCTACGAGACGCGATACAGTGATATTCGGCAACGCCAAGCCGATGAACTACTCGACATTGCCGAACACttcccagaagaagagctagCGAAACTCCCCCTTTTCAACAACATAGCCAATACAATACCACGAGACTCAGAGAAGCGTATCTGTGTCGGCATACCGAGTGTCACGCGAGAACGACAGCAGTTCCTACCCAGAGCAGTGGCCTCGATTGTCCAAGGTCTCAGTCTCGAACAGAGACAGGCGATACACATCGTCGTACTACTGGCAGACGATGATCCAACATCCCATCCCGCCTTTGGGAAAAGATGGCTAGACCGCCTGGTTGATGAAGTCCTCCTGTACGGCAACTCTTCGACAACCGATGCTTCCGATCGATACCGTAGCGTCGCGTCGGATCACAGCCATGAGCTCTCCCGAAACGACCGAGTCCACCGCGATTACGCTACATTGATGGCTGCTTGTCGGGAACAAAGAGCAGAGTATTTTGCTTTGGTAGAGGACGATATCATTGCTGCGCACAACTGGCTAGGGCGACTATCTACTGCCTTGGCCAAACTCGAACGAGCCGAAGACGCAAAGAATTGGCTATACCTGCGACTGTTCTATTCCGAAACATACATGGGCTGGAACGCGGAGGAATGGCCGACCTATCTCGTCAATTCGATATCGGTATACTGTATCGTCTTGGCGCTCTACCTCCTGGTAGTGGCTATAGACACACGACGGAGATCTCAGACCTTTCACCCAAAGTCTACCATCTGGGCCCTGCCACATCTGACATTCTGGACAGTGTCCTTCATCCTCTTGTACTTCCTCGCCGGTCGTCTCGCAGTCAATCCGTATCCAACTGGCGTTCATGAGATGCCAAACTACGGGTGTTGCGCACAGGGCCTAGTGATCCCTAGGCAACATCTTGACACGCTTGGCGCTGCCCTGAACAACGCGTCCGATGCTATTGCTGGCGACTCACTCATAGAATATTTCGCCGATAGTCATCACCTAAAGAAGTACGCTATCACGCCAAGTGTACTGCAGCATGTTGGAAGGATGGGATCCTCGGATATTGGGGGGACTCGCAAGGTTACGTGGAGCTTCAGCTTTGAGAAGACCAGCGCCAGGAGGTCACGGCAGTAA